In one window of Cydia fagiglandana chromosome 1, ilCydFagi1.1, whole genome shotgun sequence DNA:
- the LOC134664750 gene encoding uncharacterized protein LOC134664750 produces MDSLSCDVYDLELIRLCEEIEENEDLCEAARLVSQLHREASSQIGRGVKRTAEFLETEEFLLKKNRPAAAEPVASTSSEPVPDVIVSTNNNHEIECSVCNKFVSKRYFKNHLNSNLHKNNVLRADIEWVNVQLIENAFKNRVATYRILLNENVHQPFTPESILLGNKDKIFALLDRSLTDHHALKVNFILNADFTQETKQVNNTFDFQLCNNVVDISSNKDEIFESVVKDILTKLFNFERKDSGWSLVKFNYLDVNVNKFNPLRGSSFIELPRDIQNRKAVINVKNSDHECFKWAVLSGLYPPTSHRSNTTKSYIAHKNKLNFGNLTFPLKVGDIQKFEKMNDISINVFGLEYNSKSKIHDVVGPLHLTKCKKATHLNLLYISKDSKGHYCYIKNLSRLVSKQLSNTQHAAHICDGCLSKFTTRDNLMNHQRNDCFHVCTHLPSEQDKKKNWFNENVSSNILTFDNYERKLRVPFVIYADFEAFLNPIQTGKINPTTSSTTNVQKHEVYSFGYYIKCSYNDKLSVYRTYKGKNCTQEFMKYMEQDLKAICRRNTFVKTPLPLSNANNVHISQSSTCYICDKNLNEDSVISYNYHTGLYEGVAHKFCSEKYRAPNFVPVFFHNLCNYDSHFIVHGLGLVEGDIELIPENKEKYISFSKSLQINNRTVKLRFVDSLKFMSSSLDKLAKNLLPEQFHELKLNFSCEEDFKRLLRKGVYPYEHMSSYDSLNLTALPSKDDFFSSLSDSHISEEDYDHAKDVWSHFQCKNMGDYSDLYLKTDVLLLTDIFENFRNLCLKTYGLDPAHYYTAPGLSWDAMLRTTKIKLELLTDIDKIAFIAKNIRGGISQCSNRYAKANNIFLSDYNQNIPSSFLMYFDANNLYGWAMSQCLPTGKFEWVNTDTDFNISDDAEHGLILEVDLEYPNELHDSHSDLPFCPENVCLGNSKEKKLITNLNKKTNYVIHYRNLKQCLKNGLKLSKIHRILKFQQSMWLKSYIDLNTHMRSQASSDFEKDFFKLMNNSVFGKTMENVAKRVNVKLLNNWENRGKTQGVQSLIAKPEFHSLSIFSENLVAVQLNKTRIFYNKPIYLGFCVLDISKTLMYDFHYSYMKTKYPDNLKLLYTDTDSLVYQIFTENYYADIKSDLNLYFDTSDYPPNNKYDLPLINKKRLGFFKDENNGRILKEFVGLRSKMYTLDVGKYDENDEKSEKYGVLSKAKGVNKCVTKKFTLDNYKTCLFNKNLQRAQMLRFKSIKHIIFTQKINKISLSHEDTKRYLLENSSDTLAWGHYKIPQ; encoded by the exons atggactctttgagctgtgatgtctacgatcttgaacttatcagactctgtgaagaaatagaagaaaatgaagatttatgcgaggctgcccgtcttgtgagccaacttcatcgagaggc ATCTTCTCAAATAGGACGGGGAGTAAAAAGGACAGCTGAATTTTTGGAGACTGAAGAATTCttgttgaagaaaaaccgtccaGCAGCTGCTGAACCTGTCGCATCAACATCATCCGAACCAGTTCCCGATGTCATTgtgagtacaaataataatcatgaaattgaatgttctgtgtgtaataagtttgtctctaaaagatattttaaaaatcatttaaatagtaatcttcacaaaaataatgttttaagggctgacattgaatgggttaatgttcagttaattgaaaatgcttttaagaatagggtggccacttacagaatactattaaatgaaaatgttcaccaaccatttactcccgaatctattttactaggaaataaagataaaatctttgcattattggatcgttccctcactgatcaccatgctttaaaagtaaactttattttaaatgcggattttactcaagagaccaaacaagtaaataatacatttgatttccaattatgtaacaatgtagTTGATATTAGTAGCAACAAAGATGAGATTTTCGAGTCAGTtgttaaagatatattaacaaaattatttaactttgagagaaaagatagtggatggagtttagtaaaatttaactatctagatgtcaatgtaaacaaatttaatccattgcgtggttcttcctttatcgaattaccacgtgatattcagaacagaaaggcagttattaatgtaaaaaatagtgatcatgaatgttttaaatgggctgtattgtcaggcttgtatccacctacaagtcatcgttcaaacacaacgaaatcgtatatagcgcataaaaataaattaaattttggaaatttaactttcccacttaaagttggagatattcagaaatttgaaaaaatgaatgatataagtataaacgtttttggtcttgaatacaattcgaaaagtaaaatacatgacgtagtaggcccattacacttaacaaagtgcaaaaaagctacccacttgaacttattgtacatatccaaagacagtaaggggcattattgctatatcaaaaatttatctAGGTTAGTATCTAAACAATTATCAAATACACAGCATGCCGCACATATTTGTGATGGTTGTTTGTCGAAATTTACAACTCGCGACAatttaatgaatcatcaaagaaacgattgtttccatgtttgtacacatttaccttcagaacaggataaaaagaaaaactggttcaatgaaaacgtttcctccaatatacttactttcgataattatgaacgtaaattaagggtaccttttgttatttatgctgatttcgaggcctttctaaacccgattcaaacaggtaaaattaatcctactacatcctcaacaacaaatgtacaaaaacatgaggtatatagttttggatactacattaaatgttcttataatgataaattatcagtgtacagaacatataaaggcaaaaattgcacccaggaatttatgaagtatatggaacaagacttaaaggccatttgtaggagaaatacttttgtaaaaactccattgcctttatctaacgcaaataatgtgcatatttctcagagtagtacatgttatatttgtgataaaaatttaaacgaggattcagtcatttcctataattaccataccggtctttatgaaggagtggcacataaattttgttctgaaaaatatagggcacctaattttgtacctgtatttttccataatttgtgtaactatgatagtcattttatagtgcatgggcttggtttggtggaaggcgacattgaactgattccagagaacaaagagaaatacatttcattttctaagagcttgcaaataaataatcgcacagttaaattgagatttgttgattcacttaaatttatgtccagtagtcttgacaaattggcaaaaaacttgttgcctgaacaatttcatgaattaaaattgaatttttcatgcgaggaggattttaaacgcttattacgaaagggtgtatatccctatgaacacatgtcatcatacgattctttaaacttaacagctcttccctctaaagatgatttctttagttccttgtctgatagtcacatctcagaggaggattatgatcacgcaaaagatgtttggtctcattttcaatgcaaaaatatgggtgattattctgatttatatttaaaaactgatgttttattactaactgatatatttgaaaattttagaaacctttgtcttaagacgtatggattagaccccgctcattattatactgctccgggattaagttgggatgcaatgttaagaactacaaaaataaaactagaactcctaactgatatcgataaaatagcttttatagcgaaaaatattcgaggtggcatatcacaatgtagtaatagatatgcgaaggctaataatatttttttgtcagattataatcaaaatatcccatcgtcatttcttatgtactttgatgcaaataacctttacgggtgggctatgtctcaatgtcttcctaccggtaaatttgaatgggtaaatacagatactgactttaatatatctgatgacgctgaacatggtttaattttagaagttgatctcgaataccctaacgagttgcatgactctcattcagatttaccattctgtcctgaaaacgtttgtttgggtaattccaaagaaaaaaaattaattactaatttaaataaaaaaacgaattatgtcattcactatagaaatctaaaacagtgtttaaaaaatggtttgaaattgagtaaaatccatcgcattcttaaatttcagcagtctatgtggttaaaaagttacatagatttgaacacccacatgcgatcacaggcatcatctgattttgaaaaagatttctttaaactaatgaataattcagtgttcggtaagaccatggaaaatgttgcaaaacgtgtaaatgtcaaattattaaataactgggaaaatcgaggaaaaacgcagggggttcaatctttgatagcgaaacctgagttccatagtttatccatattctctgagaatttagtagccgttcagttgaataaaactagaatattttataataaaccgatttatttgggattttgcgtattagatatatcaaaaactttgatgtatgactttcactacagctacatgaaaaccaaatatccagacaatcttaagcttctttatacagatactgatagcttagtatatcaaattttcacggaaaattattacgcagatataaaatcagaccttaatttatattttgatacatctgactatcctcctaacaataaatatgatttgccgttaataaataaaaagcgattagggtttttcaaagatgaaaataatggtagaattttaaaagaattcgtaggtctgaggtctaaaatgtataccttagatgttggaaaatatgacgagaatgatgagaaaagtgaaaaatacggtgttttatcaaaagccaaaggagtcaataaatgtgttacaaaaaaatttactcttgacaattacaaaacgtgtttatttaataaaaatttgcaacgcgctcaaatgctaagatttaagtctataaaacatataatattcactcaaaaaataaataaaatatcattatcgcatgaagatacaaaacgatacttattagaaaactcttctgacactcttgcgtggggtcattataaaataccgcaataa